In Leptospira sp. WS58.C1, a single genomic region encodes these proteins:
- a CDS encoding histidine phosphatase family protein, translating to MSVIYLIRHGQANSTGEDYDLLTDKGKEQAFALGKYMASNGDFPDKIVSGTMRRHKETAEFFMKGVSSLHSDLKSGSDFHSFDPNWNEFPPELWKKYAEHLSGIRPEFQRSLLQFSKVRLKGGIRSAALFFKLTEEILSVWRTGEFTPPGIETFANFQSRVDLACDTYFQPSDAERLFIFTSGTPISLTLKRILKQDEDVFTWMPWIWNSSVSMFRWVRGRYIPVSLNFLPHIPDKSSRTLY from the coding sequence ATGTCCGTAATATATCTGATTCGCCATGGACAGGCGAATTCCACAGGAGAAGATTACGATCTGTTGACCGATAAGGGAAAGGAACAAGCCTTTGCCCTAGGAAAGTATATGGCTTCCAATGGAGATTTTCCCGATAAGATCGTTTCCGGAACAATGAGAAGGCATAAAGAAACAGCGGAGTTCTTTATGAAGGGAGTTTCTTCTTTACACTCCGATCTAAAATCGGGATCCGATTTTCATTCTTTCGATCCGAATTGGAATGAATTCCCTCCCGAGTTGTGGAAAAAATATGCGGAACATCTATCCGGGATCAGGCCTGAATTCCAAAGATCCTTATTACAGTTTTCTAAAGTTCGATTGAAGGGCGGAATTCGATCGGCCGCATTATTTTTCAAACTAACCGAGGAGATATTATCCGTTTGGCGAACGGGAGAATTCACTCCTCCCGGCATTGAAACGTTTGCAAACTTTCAATCCAGAGTGGATCTGGCCTGCGATACATATTTTCAACCTTCCGATGCGGAGAGGCTTTTTATTTTTACTTCAGGTACACCTATCTCTTTAACCTTAAAGAGGATACTCAAACAAGATGAGGACGTTTTTACCTGGATGCCTTGGATCTGGAATAGCTCCGTCAGTATGTTTCGTTGGGTAAGAGGAAGATATATTCCGGTAAGCTTAAATTTCCTTCCTCATATTCCGGATAAAAGTTCAAGGACGCTATACTAA
- a CDS encoding ATP-binding protein, with protein MNSLVSTLEIRSSKDRNLGFLSIYLGSAFVLILFVLIYFTDETELLRIYDNIHWTSSIAIATITAWFGYKSAEGKTKRFRFWFFLGLLSYFFGQVVWDIQAISKFYSFPAPSDLFYPWIGPFFAIGFAQFLKDRVPPNRMKVAVMDALGLAIAVLAVTLVLYLSKKEDRPWFQLLTLSVYPVFTLSAACIGVLMKPSLRLKADFSFLCLVFGLAGMGISWLQWNSIFLIEVPEDGTLTNAGFSASLLLLGYGSLTWVPSSSGEGEKEAGTESGLLRILPLLEVVVCSAAIVLSLTLPGLPEIIRLVIWFCAGVMVVIASLRQSLLVTDLANAEFVIRNANKELENTVAERTEELRSTNTYLVAANDKLRTAMDELKKTQENLVRSEKMAVLGRLMAGIAHELNTPLGAIRSSTEGIRSILSEPWEKLLKDYSSFNKEEREFWGILFKKGGTVNSDFDSKEERTKRKRSEVILREFGIENSLVMADALTDLGISPEQVSELAEKIPKGERGWMIVNNASALSSISRSSQLILDASIKASRVIQALKSYASGEGDWKPHSESVSPKEQIENIITLYYSKMKNKVIVDINIPETARVLGDPERLYLIWTNLITNALHAMNYSGRIFLDAEQKGGFWEISVQDTGSGVPIEIRDRIFDPFFTTKSPGEGTGLGLDICKNVAEEHGGSIRFVSSEEGTTFYVTLPVAP; from the coding sequence ATGAATTCTTTGGTATCCACACTAGAAATTCGTTCCTCAAAGGATAGAAATTTAGGGTTTCTCTCCATATACCTAGGATCTGCATTCGTTTTAATCCTGTTTGTTCTTATATATTTCACGGATGAAACGGAATTATTACGGATTTACGATAATATACATTGGACATCGTCTATCGCGATCGCTACGATCACTGCTTGGTTCGGTTACAAGTCTGCGGAAGGAAAAACCAAAAGATTCAGATTCTGGTTTTTCTTGGGGCTGCTTTCTTATTTTTTCGGGCAGGTGGTTTGGGATATCCAAGCGATCTCTAAGTTTTACAGTTTTCCTGCGCCTAGCGACCTGTTTTATCCTTGGATAGGACCGTTCTTTGCCATAGGTTTTGCTCAATTTCTAAAAGATAGAGTTCCACCTAATAGAATGAAGGTGGCCGTAATGGATGCCTTGGGACTTGCGATCGCGGTCCTTGCGGTTACCTTAGTATTATATCTTTCTAAAAAAGAAGATAGGCCTTGGTTCCAGTTATTGACCTTGTCGGTTTATCCTGTGTTCACACTTTCCGCGGCTTGTATCGGTGTGCTGATGAAACCTTCCTTACGTTTAAAGGCTGACTTTTCCTTTTTATGTTTGGTGTTTGGGCTCGCTGGAATGGGAATTAGCTGGTTACAATGGAATTCCATTTTTCTGATCGAAGTTCCGGAAGACGGTACTTTAACGAACGCGGGATTTTCCGCCAGTCTCTTATTATTAGGATACGGATCCTTGACTTGGGTCCCTAGTTCTTCCGGGGAAGGTGAAAAAGAAGCCGGAACAGAAAGTGGACTTTTACGGATCCTTCCGTTATTGGAGGTAGTAGTTTGTTCAGCCGCAATCGTCCTTTCCTTAACACTGCCTGGTCTGCCTGAGATTATCCGATTGGTCATTTGGTTTTGTGCCGGCGTCATGGTAGTGATTGCGAGTCTTAGGCAAAGTTTACTAGTGACGGATCTGGCGAATGCCGAGTTTGTGATCCGGAACGCAAACAAAGAATTGGAGAACACTGTTGCGGAAAGAACGGAAGAATTAAGATCTACTAATACATATTTGGTTGCTGCGAACGATAAACTCAGGACCGCCATGGACGAACTCAAAAAAACCCAAGAGAATCTGGTCCGATCGGAAAAGATGGCCGTTTTGGGAAGATTGATGGCAGGTATTGCTCACGAATTGAATACTCCGTTAGGCGCAATTCGCTCTTCCACGGAAGGGATCCGTTCTATCCTGAGCGAACCTTGGGAAAAACTTTTAAAGGATTATTCCAGCTTTAATAAGGAAGAAAGGGAATTTTGGGGGATCTTATTCAAGAAGGGAGGAACTGTTAATTCGGATTTCGACTCCAAGGAAGAAAGAACCAAAAGGAAAAGATCGGAAGTTATACTAAGAGAATTCGGAATAGAAAACTCCTTAGTAATGGCGGATGCCTTAACCGATTTGGGGATTTCTCCAGAGCAGGTATCGGAATTGGCGGAGAAGATCCCAAAAGGAGAAAGAGGATGGATGATCGTCAATAATGCCTCGGCTCTTTCCAGTATTTCCAGATCCAGTCAACTGATCCTCGATGCCTCTATCAAAGCGTCCAGGGTGATCCAGGCTTTAAAAAGTTATGCATCCGGAGAAGGTGATTGGAAACCTCACTCGGAGTCCGTTTCTCCAAAAGAGCAGATAGAGAACATTATTACATTATATTATTCTAAAATGAAAAACAAAGTGATTGTGGATATTAATATACCGGAAACCGCAAGAGTACTCGGAGATCCGGAAAGATTATACTTGATCTGGACTAATTTGATCACAAATGCTTTACACGCCATGAATTATTCCGGAAGGATATTTTTGGATGCGGAACAAAAAGGAGGGTTCTGGGAAATTTCTGTCCAAGACACCGGCAGCGGAGTTCCCATAGAGATCAGAGACCGGATCTTCGATCCGTTCTTCACTACCAAGTCTCCCGGAGAAGGTACGGGGCTCGGACTAGATATATGCAAAAATGTAGCGGAAGAACATGGTGGGTCTATTCGATTCGTCAGTTCTGAAGAAGGTACAACATTCTACGTTACCCTCCCTGTTGCGCCGTAA
- a CDS encoding PAS domain S-box protein, whose protein sequence is MNGPKSENVYRDIFEQSPIGLMIFDRQGRIIEANNSSLNFLRAERNKIIGLSYSNLKDKTVSTLIGKGLQGEASDYEGPYNTTISGMLLQVRIRVNPLFDDSGIFGASLIFEDLTERKKTEEKLAVTLSDIRIAQKALEEQEFKFKALFECAGEAIFLMDDRVFLECNPKTEEMFGCKREDIIGASPVDFSPEFQPDGATSSQKAFQKIQAALAGKPQTFDWLHCKKDRTNFDAEVTLTSVTLNGKALLQAIVRDISERKRAEEEIRKLNEDLEQKVVLRTEELKAINTYLENTNRDLLLALEELKSTQAQLIQSEKMAVLGQLIAGIAHEVNTPLGAIISSNEGIQSVFRQDWEKLLCEFAELDPQERETWKKIFTKGSIFPDFYDSSEERKNRKIIRETLQNLGFPSSEFLSENLAELSINVEDIPDMVKGIQKEKLPTLVSNAYNLSGILRYSNVVREAASKAARVIRALKTYVYQDHAGFSLIDIREQIDLVLTLYYNKVKQGVEIRRNFAENSLVKGQADQLTQVWANLINNAFQAISFEGSLDLESYIEDDFLIVSVTDDGPGVPKEIQDKIFEPFFTTKEKGEGSGLGLDICRKIVEKHQGKIDFDSVPGRTTFRVYLPLAEKVPI, encoded by the coding sequence ATGAACGGACCGAAGAGTGAAAACGTATATCGTGATATATTCGAACAATCTCCTATCGGACTCATGATCTTCGACAGGCAGGGGAGAATAATAGAAGCAAACAATTCTTCTTTGAATTTTTTAAGGGCCGAAAGAAATAAGATCATCGGACTTTCTTATTCCAATCTTAAAGACAAAACAGTTTCCACATTGATCGGCAAGGGGCTACAAGGAGAAGCTTCCGACTACGAAGGGCCTTATAACACTACGATCAGCGGAATGTTGCTACAAGTACGTATCAGAGTAAATCCACTTTTTGACGATTCGGGTATTTTTGGTGCCTCTTTGATCTTCGAGGATCTGACGGAAAGAAAAAAGACGGAGGAAAAATTAGCCGTAACACTCTCGGATATTCGTATCGCCCAAAAAGCATTGGAAGAGCAGGAGTTCAAATTTAAGGCATTATTCGAATGCGCAGGAGAGGCAATCTTTCTCATGGACGATCGGGTTTTTTTGGAATGTAATCCTAAAACGGAAGAGATGTTCGGATGTAAAAGAGAAGATATAATAGGTGCTTCACCTGTGGATTTTTCTCCGGAGTTCCAGCCGGATGGAGCAACTTCCTCTCAAAAGGCGTTTCAAAAGATACAAGCGGCTCTTGCCGGAAAACCCCAGACTTTCGATTGGTTACATTGTAAAAAAGATAGAACTAATTTTGATGCGGAGGTAACGCTCACTTCCGTTACTCTGAACGGAAAGGCTTTATTACAAGCGATCGTAAGGGATATTTCGGAGAGAAAAAGAGCCGAAGAAGAGATCCGAAAGTTGAACGAAGATCTGGAACAAAAAGTTGTTCTCAGAACTGAAGAGCTAAAGGCAATCAATACTTATTTAGAAAATACGAATAGAGACCTGCTATTAGCATTGGAAGAATTAAAATCCACTCAGGCGCAACTGATCCAATCCGAAAAGATGGCTGTGCTCGGACAATTAATCGCAGGGATCGCTCATGAAGTAAATACACCTTTAGGTGCGATCATTTCTTCCAACGAAGGGATCCAAAGTGTGTTTCGCCAGGATTGGGAAAAATTGCTCTGCGAATTTGCGGAATTGGATCCGCAAGAAAGAGAAACTTGGAAGAAAATTTTTACGAAAGGAAGTATTTTTCCGGACTTTTATGATTCCTCGGAAGAAAGAAAAAATAGAAAGATCATCCGGGAAACGTTACAAAATCTTGGATTTCCTTCTTCCGAGTTCTTGTCGGAAAATCTGGCTGAATTGAGTATAAATGTGGAAGATATCCCCGATATGGTCAAAGGGATCCAAAAAGAAAAACTTCCGACTTTAGTTTCGAATGCTTACAATCTTTCCGGTATTTTGAGATACAGCAATGTAGTTAGAGAGGCCGCGTCCAAGGCAGCCCGAGTGATCCGTGCGTTAAAGACATACGTATACCAGGATCATGCTGGATTTAGTCTGATCGACATTCGGGAACAGATAGATCTGGTCTTAACATTATATTATAATAAAGTAAAACAAGGAGTGGAAATCCGAAGGAATTTTGCGGAGAATTCCCTTGTGAAAGGGCAAGCTGATCAATTGACCCAGGTTTGGGCTAATTTGATTAATAACGCTTTCCAGGCTATTTCTTTCGAAGGTAGCTTGGATCTTGAATCTTATATCGAAGATGATTTTTTAATCGTTTCCGTCACGGACGATGGTCCCGGTGTTCCGAAAGAGATCCAAGATAAAATTTTCGAACCATTCTTCACCACAAAAGAAAAAGGGGAGGGAAGCGGTTTGGGCCTGGATATTTGCAGAAAGATCGTAGAGAAACATCAAGGAAAAATAGATTTTGATTCCGTGCCGGGAAGGACTACATTCAGGGTCTATCTACCATTAGCGGAAAAAGTCCCGATTTAG
- a CDS encoding glutathione S-transferase family protein, with the protein MIELYTAGTPNGKKASIMLEELGIPYTVHPIDFSKLEQKEEWYLKINPNGRIPAIVDKDNGDFPVFESGAILIYLAEKYGKFLPKDPKERSIAIQWLMFQMGGVGPMQGQANHFVKFAPEKIPYAMNRYVDETKRLYSVLERRLKESEYLAGKELSIADIATWPWVKARSYIDLSLDDYPKLKAWEEKLGARPAFIKGSEIPKKS; encoded by the coding sequence TTGATCGAGTTATACACCGCAGGGACGCCTAACGGAAAAAAAGCTTCCATCATGCTGGAAGAATTAGGGATCCCTTATACAGTACATCCAATCGACTTTAGTAAATTAGAGCAAAAAGAAGAATGGTATCTTAAGATCAACCCGAACGGAAGGATACCTGCCATCGTAGACAAAGACAACGGTGACTTTCCTGTTTTCGAATCGGGAGCGATCCTGATCTATCTAGCGGAAAAATACGGAAAATTCCTACCGAAAGATCCTAAAGAACGATCCATCGCGATCCAATGGCTCATGTTCCAAATGGGCGGGGTCGGTCCTATGCAAGGTCAGGCGAACCATTTTGTGAAGTTTGCCCCGGAAAAAATTCCATACGCAATGAATCGTTACGTGGATGAAACAAAACGCCTTTATTCCGTTTTGGAAAGACGTTTGAAAGAATCCGAATATCTCGCAGGAAAGGAATTGAGTATTGCGGATATAGCGACTTGGCCCTGGGTAAAAGCTAGATCTTATATCGATCTCTCCTTGGATGATTATCCAAAGCTCAAAGCTTGGGAAGAAAAATTAGGAGCAAGACCCGCATTCATTAAAGGAAGCGAAATTCCTAAAAAATCCTAA
- a CDS encoding MAPEG family protein, protein MESSWQVFAIVSVILFLKLLSTSIVQGLVRIKTKTFRWKEDAEFFTNSFPATDDHTIVATANGVFRNDLENIPIFLFLLIGYIHTYNWHEGTIIYSGIFIISRILHAIFYFFHKQPWRNIAYDLGILSMLALSGHIVHSVFFA, encoded by the coding sequence ATGGAATCTTCTTGGCAGGTCTTTGCGATTGTCTCAGTAATTTTATTCCTAAAATTACTTTCCACTTCCATCGTTCAAGGTTTGGTCCGGATAAAAACCAAAACATTCCGCTGGAAAGAAGACGCGGAATTTTTCACTAATTCATTCCCAGCAACGGACGATCATACGATAGTCGCCACTGCAAACGGGGTCTTCCGAAACGACTTGGAGAATATTCCAATTTTCTTATTCTTACTGATAGGGTATATTCATACCTATAACTGGCATGAAGGGACCATCATCTATTCCGGAATATTCATAATTTCCAGGATACTGCATGCCATTTTCTATTTTTTTCATAAACAACCTTGGAGGAATATCGCTTACGATTTGGGGATCTTGAGTATGTTAGCCCTATCGGGACATATTGTACATTCCGTATTTTTTGCCTGA
- a CDS encoding PaaI family thioesterase: protein MTAEDIYKHIKASQNGQDWHHKNCFGCGPENKRGLHASFPFHEPSGEVRFAWTIEKDFEGAPGFAHGGALATLLDEAQGVLCFHLGHFVMTDQLYMRYYKACPLGEELEVRCWVTMVRRRRLYTKGTVHLKKTGELLLSSKARWYDMPDRVFSRMFQGTAFPVDTILKVLEENQKRGKEIRKRLKKEKLRPE, encoded by the coding sequence ATGACTGCGGAAGACATTTATAAACATATCAAGGCCAGCCAAAACGGACAAGATTGGCATCATAAGAATTGTTTCGGTTGCGGGCCGGAAAATAAAAGAGGCTTACACGCCAGCTTTCCTTTTCACGAACCAAGCGGAGAAGTCCGTTTTGCTTGGACCATAGAGAAAGATTTTGAGGGAGCGCCCGGTTTCGCTCATGGTGGAGCGCTCGCTACTTTATTGGACGAGGCACAAGGGGTATTATGTTTTCACTTAGGTCATTTTGTGATGACCGATCAATTATATATGCGTTATTATAAGGCCTGTCCATTAGGCGAAGAATTAGAAGTCCGCTGTTGGGTCACCATGGTCAGACGCAGAAGACTTTACACTAAAGGGACCGTTCATCTGAAAAAGACGGGAGAACTTCTTCTTTCCTCCAAGGCTCGCTGGTATGATATGCCTGATCGTGTTTTTTCCAGAATGTTCCAAGGTACTGCATTTCCCGTGGATACTATTTTGAAAGTCTTGGAAGAGAACCAAAAAAGAGGAAAAGAAATCAGGAAACGACTCAAAAAAGAAAAACTGAGGCCCGAGTAA
- a CDS encoding zinc-binding dehydrogenase → MKAAVLESGKRNLIIKEVPIPDLGPEQAKVRIKACGICGSDLHLVLHGTLKCKHYPQIPGHEASGVVEEVGEKVTRFKKGDRVVIAAGTSCGVCSHCLAGRENLCKEIGVFGFDREGSFAEYNIVEERYLYPLPDSVPFEQGAILADAVSTPYNAIKFRGKIQDGDTVAVFGCGGLGIHGVVIARALTKGKVIALDVDRGALENAAAYGADEIVNLREVKNPGKTLKEISKGGVDLLADFSGRMTNIEESLRAMNPGGRMVLVGIGREPLKFAIPFSIIEKQITIAGSYGSDRRAIPELIDLYVQGKLNLSRSITDIRKLEDINESLQDLEDRKGNPIRFVISPE, encoded by the coding sequence ATGAAAGCCGCTGTATTAGAGTCCGGAAAAAGAAATTTGATCATCAAAGAGGTTCCAATCCCTGATCTCGGTCCGGAACAAGCGAAGGTAAGGATCAAAGCCTGTGGCATCTGCGGTTCCGATCTACATTTAGTATTACATGGAACCTTAAAGTGTAAACATTATCCTCAGATCCCAGGACATGAAGCTTCCGGTGTAGTGGAAGAAGTGGGAGAAAAAGTCACTCGTTTCAAAAAAGGGGATCGAGTCGTGATCGCCGCAGGAACCAGTTGCGGAGTATGTTCTCATTGTCTCGCAGGAAGAGAAAATCTTTGCAAGGAGATCGGAGTATTCGGATTTGATCGAGAAGGTAGTTTCGCAGAATATAATATAGTCGAAGAACGTTATCTCTATCCCCTGCCTGATTCCGTTCCCTTCGAACAAGGTGCGATCTTAGCCGATGCGGTTTCCACCCCTTATAATGCGATTAAGTTCAGAGGAAAGATTCAAGACGGAGATACGGTTGCTGTTTTCGGTTGTGGTGGTCTCGGGATCCATGGAGTGGTGATTGCAAGAGCATTGACAAAAGGTAAAGTGATCGCCTTGGATGTGGATAGGGGAGCCTTGGAAAACGCCGCCGCTTATGGGGCTGATGAAATAGTAAATTTGAGAGAAGTAAAAAATCCGGGCAAGACCCTAAAGGAAATTTCCAAAGGTGGAGTGGACCTTCTTGCTGATTTTTCCGGAAGAATGACAAATATAGAAGAATCACTTCGGGCCATGAACCCCGGAGGAAGAATGGTACTCGTCGGGATTGGAAGAGAGCCTTTAAAATTTGCAATCCCGTTCTCCATTATCGAAAAACAGATCACTATTGCGGGCTCTTACGGTTCGGATCGAAGGGCCATCCCGGAATTGATAGATCTTTATGTGCAAGGAAAATTGAATCTAAGCAGATCGATTACGGATATAAGAAAATTAGAGGACATCAACGAAAGTTTACAAGATTTAGAAGACAGAAAAGGAAATCCGATCCGATTTGTGATCTCTCCCGAATGA
- a CDS encoding methyl-accepting chemotaxis protein: MKWYSRLSLNLKLAILFSSVLIPFLIILALSLINSASRIADIETIRNDRLIPLQQLKTISDHYAISIVDCVHKTRSGAFTYEEGVEKLDTAMKEIKLQWNIYLQTHLVEEEKVLIEKLKPLFDEADKSVEEVRALMVAKDKEGLGNFADNKMYSKIDPVAGNIEKLISVQLFISEKIYQKAETEYTFSLTVFLSISALTLVYILYASIKFSIRLVQGLNRVRISIRDADFSHPIEVEEDERNLDELYLLSLVFRNFQSKVKEMLSSILTFSESILVAAEQLSKSSEYLSENAQSESASVEEISASVEEISAGMEQVTMNAEGQYKLILSFSGEMKELDSLITKVGDSVSDSLGKISDMYTKTEAGKKNMGSLSESMIKIESSSGEMRSITAIIQEISEKVNLLALNAAIEAARAGEHGKGFAVVATEITRLAEQTDQSTKTIESLIRTSNQEIESGKNFVDSCVRVYAEILEGLSFIKLSSDNIVSTMQVQQEKKATIITAVNEVDTKSEEIRTSVKEQKVAISETANAVSNISVTVQNSAANSEEIAGSATALLNIAKSLRDTMSFLKA, encoded by the coding sequence ATGAAATGGTATTCACGACTAAGTTTAAATTTAAAATTAGCGATCTTATTCTCTTCAGTATTAATTCCTTTTTTAATCATACTGGCTCTATCTCTTATCAATTCAGCTTCTCGGATCGCTGATATAGAAACGATCCGCAACGATAGATTAATTCCGTTACAACAGCTAAAAACGATCTCGGATCATTACGCGATCTCGATTGTGGATTGTGTTCACAAAACTCGCAGCGGTGCATTCACGTATGAAGAAGGTGTCGAAAAACTAGATACTGCGATGAAGGAGATCAAATTGCAGTGGAATATCTATCTTCAAACACATTTAGTGGAGGAAGAAAAAGTCCTTATCGAAAAATTGAAACCTTTATTTGACGAAGCCGACAAGAGTGTGGAAGAAGTTCGAGCGCTTATGGTCGCTAAAGATAAGGAAGGTTTGGGAAATTTTGCGGACAATAAAATGTATTCGAAAATAGACCCCGTTGCGGGTAATATCGAAAAGCTGATCTCTGTGCAGTTGTTTATCTCGGAAAAGATCTACCAAAAAGCGGAGACGGAATATACGTTTAGTCTTACGGTTTTTCTTTCTATTTCGGCGCTGACACTCGTTTATATTCTTTACGCTTCGATTAAATTTTCGATCCGACTTGTGCAAGGTTTAAATCGAGTCAGAATTTCCATCCGGGACGCTGATTTTAGTCATCCAATAGAAGTGGAAGAGGACGAACGAAATTTAGACGAACTCTACCTTCTATCATTAGTGTTCCGTAATTTTCAGTCCAAGGTGAAGGAGATGTTGTCCTCTATCCTTACTTTTTCGGAATCTATCTTGGTAGCGGCTGAACAACTTTCCAAATCCAGCGAATATCTTTCGGAGAATGCGCAAAGTGAATCCGCTTCCGTCGAAGAAATTTCCGCTTCCGTCGAAGAGATCAGTGCCGGTATGGAACAGGTCACCATGAATGCGGAAGGACAGTATAAACTTATTCTTTCGTTTTCCGGAGAAATGAAAGAGTTGGATAGTTTGATCACGAAAGTCGGGGATTCAGTTTCCGATTCTTTGGGAAAAATTTCGGATATGTATACCAAAACGGAGGCCGGTAAAAAAAATATGGGCAGCCTCTCCGAAAGTATGATAAAAATTGAATCTAGTTCCGGAGAGATGAGATCGATTACTGCGATCATCCAGGAAATTTCCGAAAAAGTGAACCTTCTCGCGTTGAATGCGGCTATAGAAGCTGCAAGAGCGGGAGAACATGGAAAAGGTTTCGCGGTAGTCGCGACGGAGATCACAAGACTCGCCGAACAAACGGATCAAAGTACGAAAACTATCGAAAGCCTGATCCGCACGAGTAACCAAGAAATTGAATCGGGTAAAAATTTTGTGGATAGTTGTGTGAGAGTTTATGCGGAAATCCTGGAGGGTCTTTCCTTTATCAAACTTTCTTCGGACAATATAGTCTCAACGATGCAAGTCCAGCAGGAGAAAAAGGCAACGATTATCACAGCGGTCAACGAAGTGGATACCAAATCGGAAGAGATCCGAACTTCAGTTAAAGAACAAAAAGTGGCGATCTCCGAGACTGCAAACGCAGTTTCGAATATCTCCGTTACGGTCCAGAATAGCGCTGCAAACTCGGAAGAGATCGCAGGAAGTGCAACGGCACTTTTAAATATCGCTAAAAGTTTAAGAGATACGATGAGCTTCCTGAAAGCTTAA
- the tmpT gene encoding thiopurine S-methyltransferase, whose amino-acid sequence MEKDFWLSRWKENNIPFHEAETNPLLLKYFKELSLAKDSRIFIPLCGKTLDITWLLSNGYRIAGAELVEMAVQQLFQELGVEPEISKVDKLTLYSAKGIDIFVGDIFDLSKETLGPVDAVYDRAALVALPRETRVRYSAHLAKITNQAPQLLITFEYDQSKMAGPPFSISAEEVSQHYKDTFNLVNLLSREMAGGLKGQAAKENVWKLY is encoded by the coding sequence ATGGAAAAAGACTTTTGGTTAAGCAGATGGAAAGAGAATAATATCCCCTTCCACGAAGCCGAGACAAACCCGCTTCTACTTAAATATTTCAAAGAACTTTCTTTGGCAAAAGATAGCCGTATCTTTATTCCATTATGCGGAAAAACATTGGATATAACCTGGCTTCTTTCCAACGGATATAGGATCGCCGGCGCGGAACTCGTCGAGATGGCGGTCCAGCAACTATTCCAAGAGTTAGGAGTGGAACCTGAAATTTCTAAAGTGGACAAACTCACTCTTTACAGTGCCAAGGGTATAGATATTTTCGTGGGGGACATATTCGATTTATCCAAAGAGACCTTAGGTCCTGTGGATGCAGTTTATGATAGAGCAGCCTTAGTAGCCCTCCCCCGAGAGACGAGGGTTCGTTATTCCGCTCATTTAGCAAAGATTACCAATCAAGCGCCTCAACTTTTGATCACTTTTGAATACGACCAATCCAAAATGGCCGGTCCTCCTTTTTCCATTTCAGCGGAAGAAGTAAGCCAACACTATAAAGACACTTTCAATTTAGTTAATCTTCTAAGCCGGGAAATGGCAGGAGGATTAAAGGGACAAGCTGCAAAAGAAAACGTTTGGAAATTGTATTAA
- a CDS encoding O-acetyl-ADP-ribose deacetylase, with amino-acid sequence MEIFVWKGDITSVQTDVVVNAANSSLSGGGGVDGAIHRVGGPKIMEECRILKIKKYPNGLPTGQCILTSGGQLPAKYVIHAVGPVWKGGDYQEASLLETCYRNILQLSSDRAFESIAVPSISTGIYAYPKELATPIAIRTILEHKDQFPRKLIFVCFDQETKEIYEEILNQSGVNFKEGISYF; translated from the coding sequence ATGGAAATTTTTGTTTGGAAAGGCGATATTACGTCCGTTCAAACGGATGTTGTGGTAAACGCTGCCAATTCTTCCTTATCTGGGGGAGGCGGTGTGGATGGGGCCATTCATAGGGTAGGTGGGCCGAAGATTATGGAGGAATGTAGGATATTAAAGATCAAAAAATATCCGAATGGTCTTCCTACCGGTCAATGTATTCTTACTTCCGGAGGGCAACTTCCTGCTAAGTATGTGATCCATGCTGTGGGTCCTGTTTGGAAGGGAGGAGATTATCAAGAAGCTTCTCTATTAGAAACCTGTTATAGGAATATTTTGCAGTTATCGTCGGATCGTGCGTTCGAATCGATTGCGGTCCCTAGTATCAGCACAGGGATTTATGCTTATCCAAAAGAATTAGCGACTCCAATTGCGATACGGACCATTCTAGAACATAAGGATCAGTTTCCTAGAAAGTTGATATTTGTATGTTTCGATCAGGAAACAAAGGAGATATATGAGGAAATTCTAAACCAGTCCGGAGTCAATTTTAAGGAAGGAATTTCTTATTTTTAA